One window of the Pan troglodytes isolate AG18354 chromosome 12, NHGRI_mPanTro3-v2.0_pri, whole genome shotgun sequence genome contains the following:
- the TP53I3 gene encoding quinone oxidoreductase PIG3 isoform X1 — protein MLKMGGMPACYINVPKAWPCLENGPIRPPRDNMLAVHFDKPGGPENLYVKEVAKPSPGEGEVLLKVAASALNRADLMQRQGQYDPPPGASNILGLEASGHVAELGPGCQGHWKIGDTAMALLPGGGQAQYVAVPEGLLMPIPEGLTLTQAAAIPEAWLTAFQLLHLVGNVQAGDYVLIHAGLSGVGTAAIQLTRMAGAIPLVTAGSQKKLQMAEKLGAAAGFNYKEEDFSEATLKFTKGAGVNLILDCIGGSYWEKNVNCLALDGRWVLYGLMGGGDINGPLFSKLLFKRGSLITSLLRSRDNKYKQMLVNAFTEQILPHFSTEGPQRLLPVLDRIYPVTEIQEAHKYMEANKNIGKIVLELPQ, from the exons ATGCTCAAGATGGGCGGGATGCCAGCCTGTTACATAAATGTGCCAAAAGCCTGGCCATGCCTGGAAAATGGACCAATCCGCCCGCCAAGAG ACAATATGTTAGCCGTGCACTTTGACAAGCCGGGAGGACCGGAAAACCTCTACGTGAAGGAGGTGGCCAAGCCGAGCCCGGGGGAGGGTGAAGTCCTCCTGAAGGTGGCGGCCAGCGCCCTGAACCGGGCGGACTTAATGCAG AGACAAGGCCAGTATGACCCACCTCCAGGAGCCAGCAACATTTTGGGACTTGAGGCATCTGGAcatgtggcagagctggggcctgGCTGCCAGGGACACTGGAAGATCGGGGACACAGCCATGGCTCTGCTCCCCGGTGGGGGCCAGGCTCAGTACGTCGCTGTCCCCGAAGGGCTCCTCATGCCTATCCCAGAGGGATTGACCCTGACCCAGGCTGCAGCCATCCCAGAGGCCTGGCTCACCGCCTTCCAGCTGTTACATCTTGTGG GAAATGTTCAGGCTGGAGACTATGTGCTAATCCATGCAGGTTTGAGTGGTGTGGGCACAGCTGCTATCCAACTCACCCGGATGGCTGGAGCTATTCCTCTGGTCACAGCTGGCTCCCAGAAGAAGCTTCAAATGGCAGAAAAGCTTGGAgcagctgctggattcaattaCAAAGAAGAGGATTTCTCTGAAGCAACGCTGAAATTCACCAAAG GTGCTGGAGTTAATCTTATTCTAGACTGCATAGGCGGATCCTACTGGGAGAAGAACGTCAACTGCCTGGCTCTTGATGGTCGATGGGTTCTCTATGGTCTGATGGGAGGAGGTGACATCAATGGGCCCCTGTTTTCAAAGCTACTTTTTAAGCGAGGAAGTCTGATCACCAGTTTGCTGAGATCTAGGGACAATAAG TACAAGCAAATGCTGGTGAATGCTTTCACGGAGCAAATTCTGCCTCACTTCTCCACGGAGGGCCCCCAACGTCTGCTGCCGGTTCTGGACAGAATCTACCCAGTGACCGAAATCCAGGAGGCCCATAAGTACATGGAGGCCAACAAGAACATAGGCAAGATCGTCCTGGAACTGCCCCAGTGA
- the TP53I3 gene encoding quinone oxidoreductase PIG3 isoform X2: MLKMGGMPACYINVPKAWPCLENGPIRPPRDNMLAVHFDKPGGPENLYVKEVAKPSPGEGEVLLKVAASALNRADLMQRQGQYDPPPGASNILGLEASGHVAELGPGCQGHWKIGDTAMALLPGGGQAQYVAVPEGLLMPIPEGLTLTQAAAIPEAWLTAFQLLHLVGLSGVGTAAIQLTRMAGAIPLVTAGSQKKLQMAEKLGAAAGFNYKEEDFSEATLKFTKGAGVNLILDCIGGSYWEKNVNCLALDGRWVLYGLMGGGDINGPLFSKLLFKRGSLITSLLRSRDNKYKQMLVNAFTEQILPHFSTEGPQRLLPVLDRIYPVTEIQEAHKYMEANKNIGKIVLELPQ; this comes from the exons ATGCTCAAGATGGGCGGGATGCCAGCCTGTTACATAAATGTGCCAAAAGCCTGGCCATGCCTGGAAAATGGACCAATCCGCCCGCCAAGAG ACAATATGTTAGCCGTGCACTTTGACAAGCCGGGAGGACCGGAAAACCTCTACGTGAAGGAGGTGGCCAAGCCGAGCCCGGGGGAGGGTGAAGTCCTCCTGAAGGTGGCGGCCAGCGCCCTGAACCGGGCGGACTTAATGCAG AGACAAGGCCAGTATGACCCACCTCCAGGAGCCAGCAACATTTTGGGACTTGAGGCATCTGGAcatgtggcagagctggggcctgGCTGCCAGGGACACTGGAAGATCGGGGACACAGCCATGGCTCTGCTCCCCGGTGGGGGCCAGGCTCAGTACGTCGCTGTCCCCGAAGGGCTCCTCATGCCTATCCCAGAGGGATTGACCCTGACCCAGGCTGCAGCCATCCCAGAGGCCTGGCTCACCGCCTTCCAGCTGTTACATCTTGTGG GTTTGAGTGGTGTGGGCACAGCTGCTATCCAACTCACCCGGATGGCTGGAGCTATTCCTCTGGTCACAGCTGGCTCCCAGAAGAAGCTTCAAATGGCAGAAAAGCTTGGAgcagctgctggattcaattaCAAAGAAGAGGATTTCTCTGAAGCAACGCTGAAATTCACCAAAG GTGCTGGAGTTAATCTTATTCTAGACTGCATAGGCGGATCCTACTGGGAGAAGAACGTCAACTGCCTGGCTCTTGATGGTCGATGGGTTCTCTATGGTCTGATGGGAGGAGGTGACATCAATGGGCCCCTGTTTTCAAAGCTACTTTTTAAGCGAGGAAGTCTGATCACCAGTTTGCTGAGATCTAGGGACAATAAG TACAAGCAAATGCTGGTGAATGCTTTCACGGAGCAAATTCTGCCTCACTTCTCCACGGAGGGCCCCCAACGTCTGCTGCCGGTTCTGGACAGAATCTACCCAGTGACCGAAATCCAGGAGGCCCATAAGTACATGGAGGCCAACAAGAACATAGGCAAGATCGTCCTGGAACTGCCCCAGTGA
- the TP53I3 gene encoding quinone oxidoreductase PIG3 isoform X5, with the protein MSCPALPCPVSSDNMLAVHFDKPGGPENLYVKEVAKPSPGEGEVLLKVAASALNRADLMQRQGQYDPPPGASNILGLEASGHVAELGPGCQGHWKIGDTAMALLPGGGQAQYVAVPEGLLMPIPEGLTLTQAAAIPEAWLTAFQLLHLVGNVQAGDYVLIHAGLSGVGTAAIQLTRMAGAIPLVTAGSQKKLQMAEKLGAAAGFNYKEEDFSEATLKFTKGAGVNLILDCIGGSYWEKNVNCLALDGRWVLYGLMGGGDINGPLFSKLLFKRGSLITSLLRSRDNKYKQMLVNAFTEQILPHFSTEGPQRLLPVLDRIYPVTEIQEAHKYMEANKNIGKIVLELPQ; encoded by the exons ATGTcctgtcctgccctgccctgccctgtgtCCTCAGACAATATGTTAGCCGTGCACTTTGACAAGCCGGGAGGACCGGAAAACCTCTACGTGAAGGAGGTGGCCAAGCCGAGCCCGGGGGAGGGTGAAGTCCTCCTGAAGGTGGCGGCCAGCGCCCTGAACCGGGCGGACTTAATGCAG AGACAAGGCCAGTATGACCCACCTCCAGGAGCCAGCAACATTTTGGGACTTGAGGCATCTGGAcatgtggcagagctggggcctgGCTGCCAGGGACACTGGAAGATCGGGGACACAGCCATGGCTCTGCTCCCCGGTGGGGGCCAGGCTCAGTACGTCGCTGTCCCCGAAGGGCTCCTCATGCCTATCCCAGAGGGATTGACCCTGACCCAGGCTGCAGCCATCCCAGAGGCCTGGCTCACCGCCTTCCAGCTGTTACATCTTGTGG GAAATGTTCAGGCTGGAGACTATGTGCTAATCCATGCAGGTTTGAGTGGTGTGGGCACAGCTGCTATCCAACTCACCCGGATGGCTGGAGCTATTCCTCTGGTCACAGCTGGCTCCCAGAAGAAGCTTCAAATGGCAGAAAAGCTTGGAgcagctgctggattcaattaCAAAGAAGAGGATTTCTCTGAAGCAACGCTGAAATTCACCAAAG GTGCTGGAGTTAATCTTATTCTAGACTGCATAGGCGGATCCTACTGGGAGAAGAACGTCAACTGCCTGGCTCTTGATGGTCGATGGGTTCTCTATGGTCTGATGGGAGGAGGTGACATCAATGGGCCCCTGTTTTCAAAGCTACTTTTTAAGCGAGGAAGTCTGATCACCAGTTTGCTGAGATCTAGGGACAATAAG TACAAGCAAATGCTGGTGAATGCTTTCACGGAGCAAATTCTGCCTCACTTCTCCACGGAGGGCCCCCAACGTCTGCTGCCGGTTCTGGACAGAATCTACCCAGTGACCGAAATCCAGGAGGCCCATAAGTACATGGAGGCCAACAAGAACATAGGCAAGATCGTCCTGGAACTGCCCCAGTGA
- the TP53I3 gene encoding quinone oxidoreductase PIG3 isoform X3: protein MLAVHFDKPGGPENLYVKEVAKPSPGEGEVLLKVAASALNRADLMQRQGQYDPPPGASNILGLEASGHVAELGPGCQGHWKIGDTAMALLPGGGQAQYVAVPEGLLMPIPEGLTLTQAAAIPEAWLTAFQLLHLVGNVQAGDYVLIHAGLSGVGTAAIQLTRMAGAIPLVTAGSQKKLQMAEKLGAAAGFNYKEEDFSEATLKFTKGAGVNLILDCIGGSYWEKNVNCLALDGRWVLYGLMGGGDINGPLFSKLLFKRGSLITSLLRSRDNKYKQMLVNAFTEQILPHFSTEGPQRLLPVLDRIYPVTEIQEAHKYMEANKNIGKIVLELPQ, encoded by the exons ATGTTAGCCGTGCACTTTGACAAGCCGGGAGGACCGGAAAACCTCTACGTGAAGGAGGTGGCCAAGCCGAGCCCGGGGGAGGGTGAAGTCCTCCTGAAGGTGGCGGCCAGCGCCCTGAACCGGGCGGACTTAATGCAG AGACAAGGCCAGTATGACCCACCTCCAGGAGCCAGCAACATTTTGGGACTTGAGGCATCTGGAcatgtggcagagctggggcctgGCTGCCAGGGACACTGGAAGATCGGGGACACAGCCATGGCTCTGCTCCCCGGTGGGGGCCAGGCTCAGTACGTCGCTGTCCCCGAAGGGCTCCTCATGCCTATCCCAGAGGGATTGACCCTGACCCAGGCTGCAGCCATCCCAGAGGCCTGGCTCACCGCCTTCCAGCTGTTACATCTTGTGG GAAATGTTCAGGCTGGAGACTATGTGCTAATCCATGCAGGTTTGAGTGGTGTGGGCACAGCTGCTATCCAACTCACCCGGATGGCTGGAGCTATTCCTCTGGTCACAGCTGGCTCCCAGAAGAAGCTTCAAATGGCAGAAAAGCTTGGAgcagctgctggattcaattaCAAAGAAGAGGATTTCTCTGAAGCAACGCTGAAATTCACCAAAG GTGCTGGAGTTAATCTTATTCTAGACTGCATAGGCGGATCCTACTGGGAGAAGAACGTCAACTGCCTGGCTCTTGATGGTCGATGGGTTCTCTATGGTCTGATGGGAGGAGGTGACATCAATGGGCCCCTGTTTTCAAAGCTACTTTTTAAGCGAGGAAGTCTGATCACCAGTTTGCTGAGATCTAGGGACAATAAG TACAAGCAAATGCTGGTGAATGCTTTCACGGAGCAAATTCTGCCTCACTTCTCCACGGAGGGCCCCCAACGTCTGCTGCCGGTTCTGGACAGAATCTACCCAGTGACCGAAATCCAGGAGGCCCATAAGTACATGGAGGCCAACAAGAACATAGGCAAGATCGTCCTGGAACTGCCCCAGTGA
- the TP53I3 gene encoding quinone oxidoreductase PIG3 isoform X4, giving the protein MLAVHFDKPGGPENLYVKEVAKPSPGEGEVLLKVAASALNRADLMQRQGQYDPPPGASNILGLEASGHVAELGPGCQGHWKIGDTAMALLPGGGQAQYVAVPEGLLMPIPEGLTLTQAAAIPEAWLTAFQLLHLVGLSGVGTAAIQLTRMAGAIPLVTAGSQKKLQMAEKLGAAAGFNYKEEDFSEATLKFTKGAGVNLILDCIGGSYWEKNVNCLALDGRWVLYGLMGGGDINGPLFSKLLFKRGSLITSLLRSRDNKYKQMLVNAFTEQILPHFSTEGPQRLLPVLDRIYPVTEIQEAHKYMEANKNIGKIVLELPQ; this is encoded by the exons ATGTTAGCCGTGCACTTTGACAAGCCGGGAGGACCGGAAAACCTCTACGTGAAGGAGGTGGCCAAGCCGAGCCCGGGGGAGGGTGAAGTCCTCCTGAAGGTGGCGGCCAGCGCCCTGAACCGGGCGGACTTAATGCAG AGACAAGGCCAGTATGACCCACCTCCAGGAGCCAGCAACATTTTGGGACTTGAGGCATCTGGAcatgtggcagagctggggcctgGCTGCCAGGGACACTGGAAGATCGGGGACACAGCCATGGCTCTGCTCCCCGGTGGGGGCCAGGCTCAGTACGTCGCTGTCCCCGAAGGGCTCCTCATGCCTATCCCAGAGGGATTGACCCTGACCCAGGCTGCAGCCATCCCAGAGGCCTGGCTCACCGCCTTCCAGCTGTTACATCTTGTGG GTTTGAGTGGTGTGGGCACAGCTGCTATCCAACTCACCCGGATGGCTGGAGCTATTCCTCTGGTCACAGCTGGCTCCCAGAAGAAGCTTCAAATGGCAGAAAAGCTTGGAgcagctgctggattcaattaCAAAGAAGAGGATTTCTCTGAAGCAACGCTGAAATTCACCAAAG GTGCTGGAGTTAATCTTATTCTAGACTGCATAGGCGGATCCTACTGGGAGAAGAACGTCAACTGCCTGGCTCTTGATGGTCGATGGGTTCTCTATGGTCTGATGGGAGGAGGTGACATCAATGGGCCCCTGTTTTCAAAGCTACTTTTTAAGCGAGGAAGTCTGATCACCAGTTTGCTGAGATCTAGGGACAATAAG TACAAGCAAATGCTGGTGAATGCTTTCACGGAGCAAATTCTGCCTCACTTCTCCACGGAGGGCCCCCAACGTCTGCTGCCGGTTCTGGACAGAATCTACCCAGTGACCGAAATCCAGGAGGCCCATAAGTACATGGAGGCCAACAAGAACATAGGCAAGATCGTCCTGGAACTGCCCCAGTGA
- the SF3B6 gene encoding splicing factor 3B subunit 6: MAMQAAKRANIRLPPEVNRILYIRNLPYKITAEEMYDIFGKYGPIRQIRVGNTPETRGTAYVVYEDIFDAKNACDHLSGFNVCNRYLVVLYYNANRAFQKMDTKKKEEQLKLLKEKYGINTDPPK, encoded by the exons ATGGCGATGCAAGCGGCCAAGAGGGCGAAC ATTCGACTTCCACCTGAAGTAAATCGGATATTGTATATAAGAAATTTGCCATACAAAATCACAGCTGAAGAAATGTATGATATATTTGGGAAATATGGACCTATTCGTCAAATCAGAGT GGGGAACACACCTGAAACTAGAGGAACAGCTTATGTGGTCTATGAGGACATCTTTGATGCCAAGAATGCATGTGATCACCTATCGGGATTCAATGTTTGTAACAGATACCTTGTGGTTTTGTACTATAATGCCAACAGG GCATTTCAGAagatggacacaaagaagaaggaggaacaGTTGAAGCTTCTCAAGGAGAAATATGGCATCAACACAGATCcaccaaaataa
- the FKBP1B gene encoding peptidyl-prolyl cis-trans isomerase FKBP1B isoform X4: protein MLQNGKKFDSSRDRNKPFKFRIGKQEVIKGFEEGAAQMSLGQRAKLTCTPDVAYGATGHPGVIPPNATLIFDVELLNLE from the exons ATGCTCCAAAATGGGAAGAAGTTTGATTCATCCAGAGACAGAAACAAACCTTTCAAGTTCAGAATTGGCAAACAGGAAGTCATCAAAGGTTTTGAAGAGGGTGCAGCCCAG ATGAGCTTGGGGCAGAGGGCGAAGCTGACCTGCACCCCTGATGTGGCATATGGAGCCACGGGCCACCCCGGTGTCATCCCTCCCAATGCCACCCTCATCTTTGACGTGGAGCTGCTCAACTTAGAGTGA